A region of Domibacillus sp. DTU_2020_1001157_1_SI_ALB_TIR_016 DNA encodes the following proteins:
- the tnpB gene encoding IS200/IS605 family element RNA-guided endonuclease TnpB: MLVNKAYRFRLYPSKEQEVLILKTIGCSRFVFNRFLSLWNETYQSTGKGLSYSACSAQLTKLKKELDWLQEVDSHSLQSSLKHLADSFDRFLKKQNKAPRFKSKKNKVQSYTTNIEKKNQLPEVSILGNRMKLPKLGWVRFANSHDVQGRILNATVRKNPSGKYFVSLLVETDVQDLPKTDSTVGIDVGLKDFAILSNGKVYKNPTFFRALEEKLAKAQRVLSRRQRLAIQQKKLLSEAKNVQKQRMKVACIHEQIANARTDYLQKITTEIIKNHDVIGIEDLQVSNMLKNRTLSKAISEASWSEFRAMLEYKAKWYGKKVIAVDPRYTSQKCHSCGHTAKENRQTQAIFTCISCGHSENADINASRNIHDLAMV, encoded by the coding sequence ATGCTGGTGAACAAAGCCTATCGCTTTCGCCTATATCCATCCAAAGAACAAGAAGTGTTGATTTTGAAAACCATTGGCTGTTCGCGGTTTGTGTTTAACCGCTTCCTTTCCTTATGGAACGAAACCTATCAATCAACTGGAAAAGGCTTATCGTACAGTGCCTGTTCAGCTCAGCTTACCAAACTCAAGAAAGAACTAGATTGGCTTCAAGAAGTTGACTCACATTCCCTGCAATCATCCTTGAAACATCTTGCAGACTCATTTGACCGTTTCCTCAAGAAGCAAAACAAGGCTCCACGATTTAAGAGTAAGAAAAATAAGGTTCAGTCCTACACGACAAATATTGAAAAAAAGAATCAGCTTCCGGAGGTAAGCATTTTGGGCAATCGTATGAAACTGCCTAAGCTGGGCTGGGTTCGTTTTGCGAACAGCCATGACGTGCAGGGCCGTATTTTAAACGCAACGGTACGGAAAAACCCTTCGGGCAAGTACTTCGTTTCCTTACTTGTTGAAACAGACGTGCAAGACCTGCCCAAAACAGATTCCACTGTTGGGATTGATGTTGGCTTAAAAGACTTTGCCATTCTCTCGAATGGGAAAGTATACAAAAATCCAACATTTTTTAGAGCGTTAGAAGAGAAGCTGGCCAAAGCACAGCGTGTTCTTTCCCGCCGCCAGCGCCTGGCAATTCAGCAAAAAAAACTTTTATCAGAAGCGAAAAATGTACAAAAACAGCGTATGAAAGTGGCATGTATTCATGAACAGATTGCGAACGCACGGACTGATTACTTGCAGAAAATCACGACTGAGATCATCAAAAACCACGATGTCATCGGGATTGAGGACCTGCAAGTGTCAAATATGCTGAAGAACCGTACATTATCCAAAGCAATCAGCGAAGCTTCATGGTCGGAATTCCGCGCGATGCTGGAATACAAAGCGAAGTGGTACGGCAAGAAGGTGATCGCCGTTGATCCTCGTTACACTTCTCAAAAATGCCACTCATGCGGACATACAGCGAAAGAAAACCGTCAAACACAAGCGATATTTACTTGTATCTCCTGCGGTCATTCCGAAAATGCGGATATCAATGCTTCCCGGAATATCCATGACTTAGCCATGGTTTAG
- a CDS encoding diguanylate cyclase domain-containing protein, producing MGPKGTKIKLYKGRLLAALFLTGNVWFAFAYQQGFTQKGFGAFELIILFIYIGVIWGAGALYDRQQKQKDILQNNNDRFRLIFEKSGVGIAVMEPGGKIVFVNPKMTDMFGYEKEAFLNMTFRDFSHPKDILPNNDLLDKLVSGEIDYYQLEKRYICKDGRTVWGKVTSSLMVDEDEQETLIIGVVVDITERKMMERKLKEVNESLEKMSHTDSLTGLLNRRGIEKRLEAEWENARKNGHFISFMIIDIDYFKHYNDYYGHLKGDSCLVKVGGVIQKTLEASGACISRYGGEEFLIALPGCSPEEALLRAKALCQSIEEERIEHKNSPAAPWVTVSIGAAGLIPDVSPSFTALFKQADQALYQAKQNGRNRAHTKLSL from the coding sequence GTGGGGCCGAAAGGGACGAAAATCAAGCTGTATAAAGGGCGCTTGTTGGCTGCACTCTTTTTAACAGGGAATGTATGGTTCGCATTTGCGTACCAGCAGGGTTTTACACAGAAAGGATTCGGGGCTTTTGAGCTCATTATTCTTTTTATATACATAGGCGTTATCTGGGGAGCAGGTGCTTTATATGACCGGCAGCAAAAACAAAAAGACATACTCCAGAACAATAATGACCGCTTCCGGCTGATCTTTGAAAAGTCAGGAGTCGGCATCGCTGTAATGGAGCCTGGGGGGAAAATTGTTTTTGTAAATCCAAAAATGACCGATATGTTTGGATATGAAAAAGAAGCATTCTTAAATATGACTTTTCGTGACTTTAGCCATCCGAAAGATATTCTGCCGAATAATGACCTGCTCGATAAGCTTGTAAGCGGGGAAATTGATTATTACCAGCTTGAAAAAAGATACATTTGCAAGGATGGCCGGACGGTATGGGGAAAAGTGACGTCTTCTTTAATGGTGGACGAAGACGAACAGGAAACACTGATTATTGGCGTTGTAGTGGATATTACGGAGCGTAAAATGATGGAAAGAAAGCTGAAGGAAGTCAATGAGTCATTGGAGAAAATGTCCCACACAGACAGTTTAACAGGCCTCCTTAATCGAAGAGGAATCGAAAAACGTTTAGAAGCAGAGTGGGAAAATGCCCGGAAAAACGGCCATTTTATTTCGTTTATGATCATCGATATTGATTATTTTAAACATTACAATGACTATTATGGCCACTTAAAGGGAGACAGCTGCCTTGTTAAGGTAGGAGGCGTCATTCAAAAAACACTGGAAGCAAGCGGCGCTTGTATCAGCCGGTACGGAGGAGAAGAATTTCTTATTGCGCTTCCCGGATGCAGCCCAGAAGAAGCTCTTTTGCGTGCAAAAGCACTATGCCAAAGCATAGAAGAGGAAAGAATCGAACATAAGAACTCGCCGGCAGCCCCGTGGGTGACGGTCAGCATAGGAGCAGCCGGATTGATCCCGGATGTCTCGCCTTCTTTTACAGCTTTATTCAAGCAGGCTGACCAAGCGTTATATCAAGCTAAGCAAAATGGGCGAAACAGGGCGCATACGAAGCTCTCATTATAA
- a CDS encoding DUF3892 domain-containing protein, which yields MSQDRFEQVYDQYKQQSQQMASQVIENSSSDGQEQITAVRKNEEGDIIAFKTSSGRELDYMEALKEAKAGRLAHVDVFERYGREIIRSEPDGTKENNLDNLDTF from the coding sequence ATGTCACAAGATCGGTTTGAACAAGTATACGATCAGTACAAACAGCAAAGTCAGCAGATGGCTTCCCAGGTAATTGAAAATTCTTCTTCGGATGGCCAGGAACAAATCACCGCAGTCCGGAAAAACGAGGAAGGAGATATTATAGCATTTAAAACCAGCAGCGGCCGAGAGCTGGATTATATGGAAGCGCTGAAAGAAGCAAAAGCAGGACGTCTCGCTCATGTGGATGTTTTTGAGCGATACGGGCGGGAAATTATTCGCAGTGAACCGGATGGCACAAAGGAAAACAATTTAGATAATCTTGATACCTTTTGA
- a CDS encoding PAS domain S-box protein — MSENISDIDYKQVIEYALEPLIIHSQLKIIDINRAAEIFFRASKKDIIGASPLDIFKDTSKSAIEKRIQSAYEQPAKVIEETIYRMDGTTVEVELYCHPVWMGETKAIQTYVRDITERKAAESEQKRMLEQVNELSSTLVPLLDGIAVLPLAGSIDEQRATQILESVPIKAQKQNIKFLIIDFSGLYNLDSVVTEYIFKMNQVLSMLGVRSLLTGIRPETAQMAVQIGTTFKSTPTVSTVKDALQLLGVEHNKSLLI; from the coding sequence ATGAGTGAAAACATTTCAGATATCGATTATAAACAAGTAATTGAGTATGCCCTGGAACCATTAATTATTCATTCACAGCTAAAAATTATTGATATCAATCGTGCCGCAGAAATATTTTTTAGAGCCTCCAAAAAAGATATTATCGGCGCAAGTCCTTTAGATATTTTCAAAGATACATCCAAATCAGCAATAGAAAAAAGAATACAATCGGCTTACGAACAGCCAGCAAAGGTAATTGAAGAAACAATCTACAGAATGGATGGCACAACCGTTGAGGTTGAATTATATTGTCACCCTGTATGGATGGGTGAGACAAAAGCGATTCAGACATATGTACGAGATATAACAGAAAGAAAAGCAGCAGAGAGTGAGCAAAAAAGGATGTTAGAGCAAGTAAATGAGTTGTCTTCAACCCTCGTTCCTCTTTTAGATGGAATTGCCGTGCTTCCTCTGGCAGGTTCTATAGATGAACAAAGAGCAACGCAAATATTAGAAAGTGTTCCGATAAAAGCACAAAAACAAAATATAAAATTCTTAATTATAGATTTCTCTGGTCTTTATAACTTAGATTCTGTCGTAACAGAATACATTTTTAAAATGAATCAAGTATTATCCATGCTTGGTGTTCGTTCTCTCTTAACAGGGATAAGACCAGAAACAGCACAAATGGCCGTACAGATAGGAACAACTTTTAAATCCACCCCAACTGTGTCGACCGTCAAAGATGCCCTTCAGTTATTAGGCGTCGAGCATAATAAAAGTCTGCTAATTTAA
- a CDS encoding PAS domain S-box protein — protein sequence MKKLVSEEKFLEYILDSMDETLILIDQELKIQYINPSGERLFGLEEVDYEGKHIYNEAKFVHLPIDYNNKVLEEVLKTGEARKNVLRKTFTNRILSMNAVPLVEEGVKKGVLVTGKDVTDIVDIQNEIDMAFALTLPNTRVEYKLKNTVEYNDIYDPETKMITITGIIPDGGYRHVVNCLKLLSNLYQQGIAKIIGIDKDQLVQAFIFHDLGKSQPILSIGDVVDPKKVFEDSKLHAYRGAEIAKQFYSVHQDIVDIIYYHHHGEHELPDTFPWRLRPMHRLFQVVDGLSASITRGGGRVDFTVHDCTLTITEINHRPQYNGTWQIDLFTGKRTKLK from the coding sequence ATGAAAAAGTTAGTATCTGAGGAGAAGTTTTTAGAATACATTTTAGATTCAATGGATGAAACGCTTATTTTGATTGACCAGGAACTAAAGATTCAATATATTAACCCTTCTGGGGAGCGCTTATTTGGGCTCGAAGAAGTTGACTACGAAGGCAAGCATATTTATAACGAAGCAAAATTTGTACACCTGCCTATCGATTACAATAATAAGGTATTAGAAGAAGTTTTAAAAACAGGGGAAGCACGAAAAAACGTTTTAAGAAAAACATTTACAAATAGGATCTTATCGATGAATGCCGTTCCTTTAGTGGAAGAAGGCGTGAAAAAAGGCGTTTTGGTTACAGGAAAAGATGTAACGGATATTGTAGACATACAAAATGAAATCGATATGGCTTTTGCTTTAACACTTCCAAATACCAGAGTGGAATATAAATTGAAGAATACGGTAGAGTATAATGATATTTATGATCCTGAAACAAAGATGATTACCATCACAGGAATTATACCGGATGGCGGGTACCGCCACGTAGTGAATTGCCTTAAACTTCTTTCTAATTTGTATCAACAGGGTATTGCAAAAATCATTGGTATTGATAAAGATCAGTTAGTACAGGCTTTTATCTTTCATGACTTGGGTAAATCTCAGCCTATTCTGTCTATTGGCGATGTAGTCGATCCAAAAAAAGTTTTTGAAGACAGCAAATTGCATGCTTATCGGGGGGCTGAAATTGCCAAACAATTTTACTCCGTACATCAAGATATTGTCGACATTATTTATTACCATCACCATGGAGAGCATGAGCTTCCTGATACATTTCCATGGCGGCTGCGCCCGATGCATCGATTATTTCAAGTAGTGGATGGTCTGTCAGCTTCGATTACAAGAGGGGGAGGGAGAGTTGATTTCACTGTTCACGACTGTACCCTCACGATAACGGAAATAAATCACCGCCCTCAATACAATGGAACCTGGCAAATTGATTTGTTTACTGGAAAAAGAACTAAATTGAAGTAG
- a CDS encoding GAF domain-containing protein: MDEINIAQSLEKFIYRKEIKKTLSHIEPRLKNHQDLSTVFFSLYEKGIIGEDELAALQTKFMLNQFISLIEHHFKELSCGIYIHDENEKKMWNGAVTNISPGYNEYSSGLSTVNDILDGDEIPVYSKQIVAIPDLERGEDITSLNHKKALLKNGYQAVCCSPLTYKGHIIGHSVMYSESKRMFTAEEINMFSMYMTLIEEKLAEIKNHLLPILKNAK, translated from the coding sequence ATGGACGAGATCAACATTGCTCAATCACTAGAAAAGTTCATATATAGAAAAGAAATAAAAAAGACCCTCTCCCACATTGAACCTAGATTAAAGAACCATCAGGATTTATCAACGGTTTTTTTTAGTCTGTATGAAAAAGGGATTATTGGTGAGGATGAGCTGGCAGCACTTCAAACAAAGTTTATGTTAAACCAGTTCATTTCTTTAATCGAGCATCATTTTAAAGAATTAAGCTGCGGCATATACATACACGATGAAAATGAGAAGAAGATGTGGAATGGAGCAGTGACTAATATTTCACCAGGGTACAATGAATATTCGAGCGGTTTATCCACCGTAAATGATATTCTAGATGGTGATGAGATCCCTGTATATTCCAAACAAATCGTTGCCATTCCGGACCTGGAAAGAGGCGAAGACATTACCTCTCTTAACCATAAAAAAGCACTTTTAAAAAATGGGTACCAAGCGGTCTGCTGCTCGCCGCTTACCTATAAAGGCCATATCATTGGCCACTCTGTGATGTATTCCGAATCAAAAAGAATGTTTACAGCAGAGGAAATCAACATGTTCAGCATGTATATGACACTCATTGAGGAGAAATTAGCGGAAATTAAAAATCATTTACTCCCTATTCTTAAAAATGCAAAATAA
- a CDS encoding helix-turn-helix transcriptional regulator — translation MITIIGYGEKLRELRLEKNLTMDDAAKIVSVARSTYAGYESEFRQPSLEKMTLFAHYYNVSVDYILCLTDQRERKDRNEGFNTKNLLTGELHWDGVPLNEEELKHITEFLKAIEERSKKNQTGKKFG, via the coding sequence GTGATTACCATTATAGGATATGGAGAAAAATTAAGAGAACTTCGGTTAGAAAAAAATCTCACCATGGATGATGCTGCTAAAATTGTCAGTGTTGCAAGATCAACCTATGCTGGATACGAGTCTGAGTTCCGGCAGCCTTCTTTAGAAAAAATGACATTGTTTGCCCATTATTATAATGTTTCAGTGGATTACATCTTATGCTTAACGGACCAAAGAGAAAGAAAAGACCGGAATGAAGGCTTTAATACGAAAAACCTGCTCACTGGAGAGCTTCATTGGGATGGTGTCCCTTTAAACGAAGAAGAATTAAAGCATATTACTGAGTTTTTAAAAGCGATAGAAGAGAGAAGCAAAAAGAACCAAACAGGGAAAAAGTTTGGGTAA
- a CDS encoding ParM/StbA family protein — MEKTYDLIVSNDNGNSEHKLVINGIPVKHPNVFARISKPRSEKKTTLIEAINELHNNIDITISSPAIKLADNTRVLVGHAAMAGVAASKVKNMNLEKGKKHEQDLPIINTLGIVAVKTVQEHFSEKKEIENNDVLEVTVNMSTCLPASVYNEVNAKIFKERFQKGTHMVTVNIKSDLRVVVKVTFGYVGVSAEGTPPLFEIIEDGEGNYRSGDMFDEFIKQYNMKPDLDGQYFQDKNLMHIDIGDGTTELIITNGYELKHSEGLEYGLGVALESVVSIWKEKKSYTRQDISEIIKSKSHAFKEDILTDLNGEPLENLSFDIAEDVQSFVNNMRSKEIHIAVVYGGGSILLKDHLYSKLMAIAKKERFKLLWIPPQYAVDMNVNGLNTFNDIYMDELTAPVS; from the coding sequence ATGGAGAAAACGTATGATTTGATTGTTTCAAACGATAATGGAAACAGCGAACACAAGTTGGTTATAAACGGGATTCCGGTAAAGCACCCGAATGTTTTCGCCCGAATTTCCAAACCACGGTCTGAAAAGAAAACCACATTGATAGAAGCGATAAACGAACTGCATAACAATATTGATATTACGATTTCAAGTCCGGCTATAAAGCTCGCAGACAATACAAGAGTATTGGTAGGGCATGCGGCAATGGCAGGGGTAGCCGCCAGTAAAGTAAAGAATATGAATTTAGAAAAAGGAAAAAAGCATGAACAGGATCTGCCTATTATTAATACACTCGGCATTGTAGCCGTAAAAACAGTACAAGAGCATTTTTCAGAAAAGAAAGAAATTGAAAACAACGATGTGTTAGAAGTAACGGTTAACATGTCCACATGCCTGCCGGCTTCTGTTTATAATGAAGTGAACGCAAAAATCTTTAAAGAGCGGTTCCAAAAAGGAACGCATATGGTCACTGTAAACATTAAAAGTGATTTAAGAGTAGTCGTGAAAGTTACATTTGGATATGTAGGTGTGTCCGCCGAAGGAACGCCGCCATTATTCGAAATTATTGAAGACGGAGAAGGAAACTACCGCTCCGGGGATATGTTTGATGAGTTTATTAAGCAGTATAATATGAAGCCGGATTTAGACGGTCAATATTTTCAGGATAAAAACTTAATGCATATTGATATTGGCGACGGGACGACCGAGCTGATCATTACAAACGGGTACGAATTAAAACATAGTGAAGGTCTGGAGTACGGGCTTGGCGTTGCACTTGAGTCGGTCGTGAGTATCTGGAAAGAGAAAAAGTCGTACACACGGCAGGACATCTCTGAAATTATCAAATCAAAATCTCATGCTTTTAAAGAAGATATTTTAACGGATTTAAACGGAGAACCGCTGGAAAACTTATCGTTTGATATTGCAGAGGATGTGCAGAGCTTCGTAAATAATATGCGTTCCAAAGAAATTCATATCGCGGTCGTGTATGGAGGCGGCTCGATTCTGCTAAAAGATCACTTGTACAGCAAATTAATGGCGATTGCGAAGAAAGAACGGTTTAAGCTGCTGTGGATCCCACCGCAATATGCAGTGGACATGAACGTAAATGGATTAAATACATTTAATGACATCTATATGGATGAATTGACTGCCCCTGTCTCATAA
- a CDS encoding MATE family efflux transporter, with amino-acid sequence MRPIDFTNGNIFKQLFFFSTPIMAANLLQVSYQFVDSLWVGNLLGANALGAVSIASTVILTVLSFILGINNAALTILSQQRESESTAGLKSYLNAFVVLLTCLSLLMGAAGYLYAEEMLKWLDTPTEMIPDAAVYLQINFIGILFLLGYNFISTVLRALGDSQTPLYFVLAAVLLNIVLDPVLISVFGLGINGAAWATVISQGLAFVMGVVYTLRRKAVPFSIPVLPKREEVLLILKLGIPAGLQMTVIYAGVTAIMTVVNSFGSDAAAGFGAAQRLDSLITLPAMALGTAVNSMAGQNIAGHHWNRVRQIALYGALYNFITMLVIAVIVFLLARFAITLFIREEEAVEFGTSYLKTIAFFYPFIGLNFILNGIVRASGAMYQVLVLNILSFWVLRYPLTYLCSAFWGENGIALGMGIGFVISSAFSFGYYRFGKWRRIDLFASK; translated from the coding sequence TTGCGGCCAATTGATTTTACAAACGGAAATATTTTCAAGCAATTGTTTTTCTTCTCGACGCCTATTATGGCAGCGAATCTGCTGCAGGTGTCTTACCAGTTTGTGGACTCCTTATGGGTCGGCAACCTGCTTGGCGCGAATGCACTGGGAGCCGTCAGTATTGCCAGTACGGTGATCCTGACCGTCCTCTCTTTTATTCTCGGGATTAACAACGCCGCCCTCACCATATTATCTCAGCAGCGGGAAAGCGAGAGTACTGCAGGGTTAAAAAGCTACCTCAATGCTTTTGTTGTTCTTTTAACGTGTTTATCTCTTTTGATGGGTGCTGCAGGATATTTGTATGCGGAAGAGATGTTAAAGTGGCTGGACACGCCAACTGAGATGATTCCTGATGCTGCTGTATACTTGCAGATTAACTTTATCGGTATTCTTTTTTTGCTTGGCTACAATTTTATCAGTACAGTGCTGCGGGCACTCGGAGACAGCCAAACGCCGCTTTACTTTGTTTTGGCTGCTGTTCTTTTGAATATTGTGCTCGACCCTGTGTTGATTTCCGTCTTCGGGCTCGGCATAAACGGCGCTGCCTGGGCAACCGTCATTTCGCAGGGACTGGCTTTCGTTATGGGTGTTGTATATACACTCCGGAGGAAAGCCGTGCCTTTTTCCATTCCGGTCCTTCCAAAAAGGGAAGAGGTTCTGCTTATTTTAAAGCTGGGCATCCCGGCCGGCTTACAAATGACGGTTATTTATGCAGGGGTAACAGCAATCATGACAGTCGTGAATTCCTTCGGAAGCGATGCTGCTGCAGGGTTCGGGGCGGCGCAGCGCTTAGACAGCTTAATTACGCTTCCGGCCATGGCACTCGGAACAGCTGTCAACAGCATGGCCGGACAGAATATAGCCGGCCATCACTGGAACCGTGTTCGCCAAATTGCTCTTTACGGTGCTCTTTATAACTTCATTACCATGCTGGTCATTGCTGTCATTGTCTTTTTGCTGGCACGGTTTGCAATCACCTTATTTATCCGAGAGGAAGAAGCCGTCGAGTTCGGCACCTCTTACTTAAAGACAATCGCTTTTTTCTATCCATTTATCGGGCTGAATTTTATTTTAAATGGGATTGTGCGGGCATCCGGTGCGATGTATCAGGTGCTTGTCCTGAATATCCTCTCTTTTTGGGTACTGCGTTATCCGCTGACCTATCTTTGCTCGGCTTTTTGGGGAGAAAACGGCATTGCCCTGGGAATGGGAATTGGCTTTGTGATCAGCAGCGCCTTTTCTTTTGGCTATTACCGGTTCGGCAAATGGCGCCGAATTGATTTGTTTGCCTCCAAATAA
- a CDS encoding BglG family transcription antiterminator, giving the protein MYLDERSNQIFKEILGNPEVSNAELENKYELSRRQISYSFTKINDWLEENNYPAIKRTKSGKFVLNPILLELLVEKPAHSQATYILSEHERAILILFMILSAKEELSLIHFSSALKVSKNTILRDLKNVHKIIELYDLEVIYSRLKGYTISGEEWNKRRLLISVLKRILDIYKGKAYIHQFSDVKQETIRQLSEQVEEVENRLSIQFSDERARILPYIIALILNRIESGCLLSGSYHIDYQELSDTKEYEAAELFIQNAAKPVPHEERLFITLQLLTSNILSAQFLTNKEIPQLRTALEDCLLMFEKQAIITLKDKDKLLEKLVLHMKPAYYRIKYQLTTNYSMIEKVGEEFEAIHYIVKNSIKPFEDYLGEPVPESEIMFMTIFIGGHLISSGESIPKRKKAVVVCPNGVSISNLMNNTLRGLFPEFFFHPPLSLREFKQLEEDYDLIFSPILLQTSKQLFIVHHVLSEFEKLQLRQRVMKEVFDLQTPSFNMEQLIETIGKHASIKDRKQLEKALETYFTTSTFTDPASSTAKQDIDYVLSDFINPETIVLEEDVDNWQDALEKASQPLLEKGLITAQYIETMKQQYPSVSPHILLRMNIAIPHASPEDGVNALGMSLLKIKNGLPIGGSKRIYFVTVIAAVDKDKHLGALLQLMRLAEKREVLDQMIHLNTKQEMYELIQAHSS; this is encoded by the coding sequence ATGTACCTGGATGAAAGGAGCAATCAAATATTTAAAGAAATATTAGGGAATCCGGAAGTATCGAATGCCGAGCTGGAAAATAAGTATGAATTGTCCCGCAGACAGATTAGCTACAGTTTTACAAAAATAAATGACTGGCTAGAGGAGAATAATTATCCAGCCATTAAACGAACTAAAAGCGGAAAGTTTGTTCTTAATCCTATATTGCTGGAGCTTCTTGTTGAGAAGCCAGCTCATTCGCAAGCCACGTATATTCTTTCGGAGCATGAAAGAGCGATTCTAATTCTCTTCATGATATTAAGTGCAAAAGAAGAATTATCTCTTATTCATTTTTCCAGTGCGTTAAAGGTAAGCAAAAATACAATATTACGCGATTTGAAAAACGTGCACAAAATTATAGAGCTTTACGATTTAGAAGTTATTTATTCCCGCCTCAAGGGCTACACCATTTCAGGTGAAGAATGGAATAAGCGACGACTGCTTATCTCAGTATTAAAAAGAATATTGGATATTTACAAAGGAAAAGCGTACATTCATCAATTCAGCGATGTAAAACAAGAAACGATTCGCCAATTAAGCGAACAAGTAGAAGAAGTAGAAAATCGGCTTTCCATTCAATTTAGTGACGAAAGAGCCCGAATTCTTCCTTATATTATTGCGCTTATTCTAAATAGAATTGAAAGCGGTTGTTTATTGTCAGGTTCTTACCATATTGATTATCAAGAATTGTCCGATACGAAAGAATACGAAGCAGCGGAACTCTTCATTCAAAATGCAGCAAAACCCGTTCCGCATGAAGAGCGGTTATTTATTACTCTTCAGCTTCTTACGTCAAATATTCTATCGGCTCAGTTTTTAACCAATAAAGAAATCCCGCAATTAAGAACAGCACTCGAGGATTGTCTCCTTATGTTTGAAAAGCAGGCGATCATTACATTGAAGGACAAAGATAAGCTCTTAGAAAAGCTTGTTCTTCATATGAAACCTGCTTACTACCGTATCAAGTATCAGTTAACGACAAACTATTCGATGATTGAAAAAGTGGGAGAAGAATTTGAAGCCATTCACTACATTGTGAAAAACTCGATTAAGCCATTTGAAGATTATTTAGGAGAGCCCGTTCCGGAAAGTGAAATTATGTTTATGACGATCTTTATCGGTGGTCATTTAATTAGCAGCGGGGAGTCTATTCCAAAGAGAAAAAAAGCCGTTGTTGTATGTCCAAATGGTGTGTCGATTTCTAATTTAATGAACAACACACTTAGAGGCTTGTTTCCAGAATTCTTTTTTCATCCACCTCTTTCCTTGCGGGAGTTCAAACAGTTGGAAGAAGACTACGATCTTATTTTTTCACCCATTCTGCTTCAGACAAGTAAACAATTATTTATTGTTCATCATGTTTTATCGGAATTTGAAAAGCTTCAACTACGGCAGCGGGTGATGAAAGAAGTATTCGATCTTCAGACCCCGTCGTTTAATATGGAACAGTTAATTGAAACCATTGGAAAACATGCAAGTATTAAAGATCGAAAACAGCTCGAAAAAGCATTGGAAACATACTTTACGACTTCAACATTTACAGACCCTGCGTCAAGCACAGCAAAGCAGGACATAGACTACGTGTTATCAGATTTTATCAATCCAGAAACGATTGTTTTGGAAGAAGACGTAGATAATTGGCAGGATGCGCTAGAAAAGGCTTCTCAGCCGCTTCTTGAAAAGGGACTGATTACAGCTCAATATATTGAAACGATGAAGCAGCAATATCCGTCTGTTTCACCACATATTTTGCTTCGGATGAACATTGCGATTCCCCATGCATCACCGGAAGACGGTGTAAACGCATTAGGAATGAGTTTGCTCAAAATTAAAAATGGTCTGCCTATAGGTGGAAGTAAACGAATTTATTTCGTTACTGTAATTGCAGCAGTTGATAAAGACAAGCATTTAGGTGCTCTTTTACAACTGATGCGGCTGGCAGAAAAAAGGGAAGTCCTTGACCAGATGATTCACCTAAACACCAAACAAGAAATGTATGAGCTTATTCAAGCTCATTCATCATAA
- a CDS encoding PTS sugar transporter subunit IIA — MPIAKFLKDELIKLNADCESKEEVFQLMYNEAFSRGYVSDSFLMKIQEREETFPTGLSLDHYGIAIPHTDPECVFQQFIGVITLQKPVVFQSMDDKSKAIDVKVILMLGLNEPHSQLAVLQQIMQIVQQEENYDKLVAAGNAKEVYTLFEELDNI; from the coding sequence GTGCCAATAGCAAAGTTTTTAAAAGATGAATTAATTAAGCTGAATGCAGACTGTGAAAGTAAAGAAGAAGTTTTTCAGTTAATGTACAATGAAGCATTTAGCCGCGGCTATGTGAGTGATTCATTTTTAATGAAGATTCAAGAGCGCGAAGAAACATTCCCAACTGGTTTAAGTTTGGATCATTACGGAATCGCGATTCCACATACAGATCCGGAATGTGTCTTCCAACAGTTTATTGGAGTGATCACTTTACAAAAGCCAGTTGTTTTTCAATCGATGGATGATAAGTCAAAAGCAATCGACGTGAAGGTCATTTTAATGCTTGGATTGAATGAACCTCACAGCCAGCTGGCCGTTCTGCAGCAAATCATGCAAATTGTCCAGCAGGAAGAAAACTACGATAAGTTAGTAGCAGCAGGTAACGCTAAGGAAGTTTATACACTATTTGAAGAATTAGATAACATTTAA